A genomic stretch from Carassius auratus strain Wakin chromosome 37, ASM336829v1, whole genome shotgun sequence includes:
- the aldoab gene encoding aldolase a, fructose-bisphosphate, b, protein MPHAYPFLSPDQKKELSDIAQRIVAPGKGILAADESTGSVAKRFQSINAENTEENRRLYRQLLFTADDCILPCIGGVILFHETLYQKTDDGKPFPQLIKERGMVVGIKVDKGVVPLAGTNGETTTQGLDGLYERCAQYKKDGADFAKWRCVLKITPTTPSNLAIIENANVLARYASICQMHGIVPIVEPEILPDGDHDLKRCQYVTEKVLAAVYKALSDHHVYLEGTLLKPNMVTAGHSSSHKYAPQEIAMATVTALRRTVPPAVPGITFLSGGQSEEEASINLSAINQCPLIKPWALTFSYGRALQASALKAWGGKKENGKACQEEFVKRAINNSAAAVGKYVSKGDTGAVAGESLFVANHAY, encoded by the exons ATATCCATTCCTAAGCCCTGATCAGAAGAAAGAGCTGAGCGATATTGCTCAGAGAATTGTTGCTCCTGGAAAGGGAATTCTTGCAGCTGATGAATCCACAG GCAGCGTAGCAAAGCGCTTCCAGAGCATCAACGCTGAGAACACAGAGGAGAACAGGAGGTTGTACCGTCAGTTGCTTTTCACCGCTGATGACTGCATCCTGCCCTGCATTGGAGGAGTCATCCTTTTCCATGAGACTCTCTATCAGAAGACTGATGATGGCAAGCCTTTCCCTCAGCTGATTAAGGAGAGAGGCATGGTGGTAGGAATCAAGGTGGACAAGGGTGTGGTACCTCTGGCTGGCACCAACGGAGAAACAACCACACAGG GTCTGGATGGGCTGTACGAGCGCTGCGCTCAGTATAAAAAAGATGGTGCTGACTTTGCTAAATGGCGCTGCGTTTTGAAGATCACCCCCACAACTCCATCCAATCTTGCTATTATTGAGAATGCCAATGTACTCGCTCGCTATGCCAGCATCTGCCAGATG CATGGCATTGTGCCCATTGTGGAGCCTGAAATCCTGCCTGATGGTGACCATGATCTGAAGAGGTGCCAGTATGTGACGGAAAAGGTCCTGGCAGCTGTGTATAAGGCTCTTTCAGACCACCACGTGTACCTGGAAGGAACCCTGCTAAAACCCAACATGGTAACCGCTGGTCACTCCAGCTCCCACAAGTATGCCCCTCAAGAAATTGCCATGGCAACTGTCACTGCCCTGCGTCGCACTGTTCCCCCTGCAGTTCCTG GCATTACCTTCCTGTCCGGAGGCCAGAGTGAGGAGGAGGCCTCAATCAATCTGAGTGCCATTAACCAGTGTCCCCTAATCAAACCCTGGGCCCTAACCTTCTCTTACGGTCGTGCCCTGCAAGCCTCAGCACTGAAAGCCTGGGGGGGCAAGAAGGAGAACGGCAAGGCCTGCCAGGAGGAATTTGTCAAGAGAGCCATA AACAACAGCGCAGCAGCAGTTGGAAAATATGTCTCCAAAGGAGACACCGGAGCAGTGGCAGGCGAGTCTCTGTTTGTGGCCAACCATGCTTATTGA